The DNA region ttgacatgggaactttaaaaaaaataaagggtgCGGGGAAGGGGCGGCTTTAAAAACTTGGCGGGGAGCAGGAGCGAAGGTAAAGGTAAAGCAAAAGCGAGGGTAAAGGTAAAGGTAAAAGCGAAAGCAAAAGCGAAGGTAAAGGTAAACGTAAAAGCAAAAGCGAAGGTAAAGGTAAACGTAAAAGCAAAAGCGAAGGTAAAGGTAAACGTAAAAGCGAAAGCAAAAgcgaaaatacaaaaaaaaggggaaaggaaaataatcCCACGCTTAATCATAATCATAATCTTAAGCTTCAATTCGAATTCGAATTTGGGTTTAAACTTTAATTTGGGCGTAAACTAAACTATAATTCGGGCGTAAACTTTAATTTGCGTTTAAAATGGGCTCGGCTAGGGCCTGCCTTCGGCTTTATTCTTGACGGGGCCCGTCTGGTCGCGCCTCGGTGGGCCTTCGCCCCTCCCTCCTCAGGGCGTCTTGTGGTCGCAGATTTTGTGCATCATTGACACGAATTCTTCGAAGTCGATCTGGGGGGTGCAGcgggggtgaagcggtagTGAAGTGGGCGAGTTTATAAGGGGAACAGTCGCGCTGATAAGGAGAACAGTCGCGTTGTCCCTCTCCCACTGGGGCACACTCCATCCTTACCATGCTGTCTTTATTCTTGTCCGCCTCCCCGAGGACGTCGTTCCACATCTTCTCGCTTATGGAGGTCAGGCCGAACAGCTGAGGGGGGTGAGTAGCGCAGTGAAAGCAGAGGAATAGGGCGCACGAGTTGACACACCGGTGGAGTTGTCAACGGGGCTGACGCGCACGCACAGCAGGGCACCATCACGTAATCGCGGCATCACGTAATCGCGCCATCACGTAATCGCGCCGTCACGTCGCCACTCCATCACAGtgcgctgttttttttcctcgcccCTACGTTGGCCAGCTCCTCCTTGGTGATCTTGCCACTCTTGTCCGTGTCGAACAGGTTGAAGGCGTCCCGCAGCCGCTCCTCGCTGAACAAAATCTGCTTGTCCATGCAGACGGAGATGAACTCTGCCGGGGGGTAGGAAGTGGGTGTGGAAAGGGGGTGTAAGAAGAGGGGGTAAGAAGTGGGTGTGTAAAGAGGGGGTAAGAAGTGGGTGTGTAAAGAGGGCGTACGAAGTGGGTGTGTAAAGAGGGGGTAAGAAGTGGGTGTGTAAAGAGGGCGTACGAAGTGGGTGTGTAAAGAGGGCGTACGAAGTGGGTGTGTAAAGAGGGCGTACGAAGTGGGTGAGCCCCAACGCACGTAACCGCTGCAGCCGCTGCAACCGCTTCTACCAGCtcggtggggggggaggcgcgccTACCTGAGTACTCGATGTATCCGTTTTTGTCAAAGTCCACCTCCTTGAGGATGTTGTCAACCTCCTCCTCGACGTTTTTCAGTTCGCCCAGCTCGTTCTTGaactgcaggggggggggggagcggcaaagcggtgtAGAAGCGGTGTAGAAGCGGTGTAGAAGCGGTGTAGAAGCGGTGTAGAAGCGGTGTAGAAGCGGTGTAGAAGCGGTGTAGAAGCGGTGTAGAAGCGGTGTAGAAGCGGTGTAGAAGCGGTGTAGAAGCGGTGTAGAAGCGGTGTAGAAGCGGTGTAGAAGCGGTGTTGTAGAAGCGGTGTGATTAGGGGCTCTCCAAGGGAACTGCCCCCATCCAACTGGGCCGCTTCAGCGCTTCGCAGCTGCTCAGCTTctcaaccgctcaaccgcctCTCCTCTTACACTGCGGAGGATGTTGTAGCCCTCGACGAGCTCGCGCTTGTCCAGCTGGCCGTCGCCGTTCTTGTCGAGCTTCTTGAAAATGTCCGTGAGCTCCTTGCGCTCCTCCAGAGTGGTGAGCTTGCTGCCGATGAACAGAATGGCCGCCTGCGCGAGCTTCTGACTCCCCTCGAACTTCCTCATGTTAGAGAGCGCCCCGAACAAAGTGTTCTGGTCAttcttatttatattatcagCGTATTTTAAAATCCACTTGCTATTTAGAGCCTCCTTGGCAGTTATCCTTTTATTAAAATCGTACGTCAACATGAGCTTTATAAGATCCTTAGCTTCAtcacttatatttttccagTCGTTAAAGTCAAAATagtatttccctttttccactttcTTAATAATATCCTGATCGTTCtgtcccccaaaaggggggtagcCACAAAGGAGGATATACATGATCACCCCACATGACCACAcatcacatttttcattatatttcttttttaacacttCCGGGGCGATATAATATGCAGTTCCAAGGCGATCTCTCAGTTTATAATCCTTAGAGAAGAAAGAGGACAAGCCAAAATCTACAATTTTGATGTTAAGTaggctatttttattttcaaggAGAATATTCTCTGGCTTGATATCCCTATGGACAATGTTATGCTTATGAAGGTAGCAAATGCCACTGAGGATCTGCTTCATAATATTGGCAGCATCACACTCATCAAATTTATGTCTGTTGATGATTTGCTCAAATAACTCTCCTCCTTCGTAGAATTCTGTCACCAGGTAAAAA from Plasmodium vivax chromosome 4, whole genome shotgun sequence includes:
- a CDS encoding calcium-dependent protein kinase 1, putative (encoded by transcript PVX_002665A), which codes for MGCNQSKGVHELRAKSGSGVNEQGQSREGNANNSDELAINPGMYVRKKEGKIGESYFKIRKLGSGAYGEVLLCREKNGHTEKAIKVIKKSQFDKTRYSECRNRSSENEESFNEDIYNEISLLKSLDHPNIIKLFDVFEDKKYFYLVTEFYEGGELFEQIINRHKFDECDAANIMKQILSGICYLHKHNIVHRDIKPENILLENKNSLLNIKIVDFGLSSFFSKDYKLRDRLGTAYYIAPEVLKKKYNEKCDVWSCGVIMYILLCGYPPFGGQNDQDIIKKVEKGKYYFDFNDWKNISDEAKDLIKLMLTYDFNKRITAKEALNSKWILKYADNINKNDQNTLFGALSNMRKFEGSQKLAQAAILFIGSKLTTLEERKELTDIFKKLDKNGDGQLDKRELVEGYNILRSFKNELGELKNVEEEVDNILKEVDFDKNGYIEYSEFISVCMDKQILFSEERLRDAFNLFDTDKSGKITKEELANLFGLTSISEKMWNDVLGEADKNKDSMIDFEEFVSMMHKICDHKTP